One Methylomonas sp. LL1 DNA window includes the following coding sequences:
- a CDS encoding EAL domain-containing protein encodes MTVCNPQKDKIIIVAEHDSVSAQQIISTLTSNGFSDIRHVNSGEKIYEILRPFHDQPERIGLIVLNDSLPKCQLLEMSQSLSCATDGSVIPFVILRSSDSADSAAYLEQCQSEASSCLTYQISTPVDPQLLLLSINFLMRLKQERFLRHQQEEQLINELASKSVIEAKLKFLVAHDELTGLFNRNSFERQLRLIMNLSNKLKKEGALLFIDVDRFSLINELEGFDVGDRLLVELTILIRKLVPTSNLFARIGADEFCLFLENKTKKQAYIVAETIRTTVENFRFFTGEICYSASVSIGITALDNSMPAQHPGEMILHSRQACNFAKINGRDKIRIYNQEDIAIKERRRDIYWVPIIRKALRENDMFLMFQPVVQLNNGDISHYEVLIRMRGDEGKTITPDQFIPVAERMGLIHAIDLWVVENAIDFLAALPSYMSRISLAINLSGTAFQYPDLLQVIRDKLELTWVDAGRLTFEITETAAVDNFERTRDMINKIRDLGCKFALDDFGAGFCSFNYLKTFPVDYVKIDGQFIKNLDNNETDQILVKSMVEIAGKLGKKTIAEFVETPNIALKLKEIGVNLGQGYAFGRPERTLLDSHQVSLAILLNSQKRRPIDTEFL; translated from the coding sequence ATGACTGTTTGCAACCCACAAAAAGATAAGATCATTATTGTTGCCGAGCACGACAGCGTTTCAGCCCAACAAATCATTTCGACCCTGACAAGCAACGGATTTTCAGACATTCGGCACGTCAACAGCGGCGAAAAAATTTATGAAATCCTGCGGCCCTTCCACGACCAGCCGGAAAGAATCGGGCTGATCGTGCTAAACGACAGCCTGCCTAAATGCCAGCTGCTCGAGATGAGTCAAAGCCTTTCCTGCGCCACGGATGGCTCGGTGATTCCCTTTGTGATTCTGCGATCTTCGGACTCCGCCGATTCCGCCGCCTATTTAGAGCAATGCCAATCCGAAGCAAGCAGTTGCCTGACTTATCAAATCTCCACCCCTGTCGACCCGCAATTATTGCTACTGTCGATTAATTTTTTGATGCGGCTTAAACAGGAACGTTTTTTACGCCATCAACAGGAAGAACAACTGATCAATGAGCTGGCGTCCAAAAGCGTGATCGAAGCCAAGCTCAAATTTCTGGTCGCGCATGACGAGCTGACCGGCTTGTTTAACCGCAACAGTTTCGAACGCCAGCTGCGGTTGATTATGAACCTCAGCAACAAACTCAAAAAAGAAGGGGCATTGTTGTTTATCGATGTCGACCGCTTCAGCTTGATCAACGAGCTGGAAGGGTTTGACGTCGGCGATCGTTTGCTGGTTGAACTGACCATACTGATCCGAAAACTGGTACCGACCAGTAACTTGTTCGCCCGTATCGGCGCCGACGAATTCTGTCTGTTTTTGGAAAACAAGACCAAGAAGCAGGCCTATATCGTTGCCGAAACCATCCGCACCACGGTCGAAAACTTCCGCTTCTTTACCGGTGAAATCTGCTACAGCGCCAGCGTTTCCATCGGCATTACCGCGTTGGATAATTCAATGCCGGCTCAACATCCCGGCGAAATGATTTTGCATAGCCGCCAAGCCTGTAATTTCGCCAAAATCAATGGCCGCGACAAAATCCGGATATATAACCAGGAAGATATCGCGATCAAGGAACGCCGCCGCGATATTTACTGGGTTCCCATCATTCGCAAGGCGTTGCGAGAAAACGACATGTTTTTAATGTTTCAGCCGGTGGTGCAGTTGAATAACGGCGACATTTCCCATTACGAAGTCTTGATCAGGATGCGGGGAGACGAAGGCAAGACCATCACGCCCGATCAATTCATTCCGGTAGCCGAACGCATGGGCTTGATTCACGCCATCGATTTATGGGTGGTGGAAAACGCCATCGATTTTCTGGCCGCCCTGCCTTCTTATATGTCGCGTATTTCGCTGGCGATTAATTTATCCGGCACGGCATTCCAATATCCGGACTTATTGCAGGTAATACGCGATAAACTGGAACTGACCTGGGTCGATGCCGGCCGCTTGACTTTCGAAATTACCGAAACAGCCGCAGTCGACAATTTCGAGCGAACCCGCGACATGATTAATAAAATTCGGGATTTGGGCTGTAAATTCGCCCTGGATGATTTCGGGGCCGGTTTCTGTTCCTTTAATTACCTGAAAACCTTCCCGGTTGATTACGTCAAAATCGACGGTCAATTTATCAAGAATTTGGATAATAACGAAACCGATCAAATTCTGGTGAAATCGATGGTTGAAATCGCCGGCAAACTCGGCAAAAAAACCATCGCCGAATTCGTCGAAACGCCCAATATTGCCCTTAAACTCAAGGAAATCGGGGTTAACCTTGGCCAGGGCTATGCCTTTGGCCGACCGGAACGCACCTTATTGGATAGCCACCAAGTCTCATTGGCGATCTTACTCAACTCCCAGAAACGCCGGCCTATCGATACCGAGTTTTTATAA
- a CDS encoding choice-of-anchor I domain-containing protein, translating to MKKTTFLLSTVLLSACAGNTPLEAESPRWRMQADCLYFSGRDQGTEIISVQQSSLRAVLSNFKTGEADILDLSRPEKITRINRFDLGLQKSEEFTSAAFHPSLNVFAGVIDTGLERGRLEIRSSDDGTLLDRVEVGFGPDAVVISKDGGVVLVANEGEDFSYDKQTGEFFSAEGSISIIRLDKSGRIKANANIELAEVMHREGFVVAEKGHFLEREIDWDGDGKISKKTDFDANGVIENKKVKIGRFEGADVYANENKGEAKILIPVAADSKTLLEPEYIALSPDGKRAYVTLQETNEVAEVDVENGRVLGYFNMGIAEHGADRKANGWVEFNQSVMALREPDGIALTPDGHYFVTADEGDTDTETLDGDEPLQSGGRTVSVFDAKTGDFVADTGNQLDEITFAHGVYPDRRSNKKGAEPEGVVSFEMEGQAWAVAGMERADALVLISLANPKQPKVVALGKIPGEESRSPEGIAHFERNGEHYVLSANEMNGTVACFKIMQGELKLEH from the coding sequence TTGAAAAAAACCACTTTCTTGCTGTCGACTGTTTTATTGTCCGCGTGCGCCGGGAATACGCCGCTTGAAGCGGAATCGCCCCGTTGGCGGATGCAAGCGGATTGCCTGTATTTTTCCGGGCGTGACCAAGGCACCGAAATTATCAGTGTTCAGCAATCGAGCCTGCGGGCCGTTTTAAGTAATTTCAAAACCGGCGAGGCGGATATTCTTGATCTCAGTCGACCGGAAAAAATAACCCGTATCAACCGCTTTGATTTAGGCCTGCAAAAAAGCGAAGAATTTACCTCGGCCGCCTTTCATCCTAGTTTGAATGTGTTTGCCGGCGTGATTGATACAGGGTTGGAGCGGGGGCGCCTGGAAATCCGTTCGTCCGACGATGGCACATTACTGGACCGTGTCGAAGTCGGTTTCGGTCCGGACGCGGTAGTGATCTCCAAGGATGGCGGCGTAGTCTTAGTGGCCAACGAGGGTGAAGACTTTTCCTATGACAAACAGACTGGCGAATTCTTTTCCGCCGAAGGCAGTATTTCCATTATTCGCCTGGATAAAAGCGGCCGGATAAAAGCCAATGCCAATATCGAGCTGGCGGAAGTGATGCACCGTGAAGGTTTTGTCGTGGCCGAAAAAGGCCATTTTCTGGAGCGGGAAATCGACTGGGATGGCGATGGTAAAATCAGCAAAAAAACCGATTTCGACGCTAATGGCGTGATCGAAAACAAAAAAGTCAAAATCGGCCGTTTCGAAGGGGCTGATGTGTACGCCAATGAAAACAAAGGCGAAGCCAAAATCCTGATTCCTGTCGCCGCCGACTCCAAAACCCTGTTGGAACCCGAATATATCGCCTTGTCGCCCGACGGCAAGCGTGCCTATGTTACGTTGCAGGAAACCAACGAGGTGGCGGAAGTCGATGTGGAAAATGGGCGAGTGTTGGGGTATTTCAACATGGGGATTGCCGAGCATGGCGCCGACCGCAAGGCTAACGGTTGGGTGGAATTTAACCAGTCGGTGATGGCCTTGCGCGAACCGGATGGCATTGCCCTGACCCCCGACGGGCACTATTTCGTTACCGCCGACGAGGGCGATACCGATACCGAAACGCTGGATGGCGATGAACCGTTACAAAGCGGCGGCCGGACCGTCAGCGTGTTCGACGCCAAAACCGGAGACTTCGTGGCCGACACCGGCAATCAATTGGATGAAATCACCTTTGCCCACGGTGTTTATCCGGATCGGCGCAGCAATAAAAAAGGCGCGGAGCCGGAGGGCGTGGTGTCGTTTGAAATGGAAGGTCAAGCTTGGGCCGTGGCGGGCATGGAACGCGCCGATGCCCTGGTGTTGATTTCATTGGCTAATCCCAAGCAACCCAAGGTCGTGGCGTTGGGTAAGATTCCGGGCGAGGAAAGCCGTTCGCCGGAAGGCATCGCGCATTTCGAGCGCAACGGCGAGCATTATGTGCTGTCGGCCAACGAAATGAACGGCACCGTGGCCTGTTTTAAAATCATGCAAGGTGAGCTTAAGTTGGAGCATTGA
- a CDS encoding HDOD domain-containing protein, whose protein sequence is MIISTPTLTVADLLKGDIKLASPPTIYLALKNIVEDPAKSARDAAFVIESDAAVAMRLLKIVNSAFYGFPSKVSSIATAITLVGVRELQNLALATVVIERFSNLPGQLFSIHDFWSKNLRSALIAKELDRQFGGTYSDTAFLCGLVHNIGQLVMYRRIPVLAREVDLLIQSAMPADIDEARLEEQVIGFDHYQLGAELCRLWKLPDVVVESIGLHRYPDHVGRYAEIATLARLANYFSSVDTPYDAIIAEGFELSPDQVSMIIDKTHDEFEAIFKLFYPSK, encoded by the coding sequence ATGATAATTTCTACTCCAACTTTAACCGTTGCCGATTTACTAAAAGGCGACATCAAGCTTGCTTCCCCGCCCACGATCTACTTGGCCTTGAAAAACATTGTCGAGGATCCCGCTAAGTCGGCTCGGGATGCGGCATTTGTGATCGAGAGCGATGCGGCCGTGGCGATGCGATTACTGAAGATCGTCAATAGCGCATTTTATGGTTTTCCGTCGAAAGTCAGTTCCATTGCTACCGCTATCACGCTGGTCGGCGTGCGGGAATTGCAGAATCTGGCCTTGGCTACCGTAGTGATCGAGCGCTTTTCCAACCTGCCGGGACAGTTGTTTTCCATCCACGATTTCTGGTCGAAAAACCTGCGTAGCGCCTTGATCGCCAAGGAACTGGATCGGCAGTTCGGCGGGACCTATTCCGACACCGCATTCCTTTGTGGTTTGGTGCATAACATCGGCCAGCTGGTAATGTACCGGCGCATACCGGTCTTGGCGCGGGAGGTGGATTTACTGATCCAGTCGGCGATGCCGGCCGATATTGACGAAGCCAGACTGGAAGAACAGGTGATCGGTTTCGATCATTACCAGTTGGGTGCCGAGCTCTGCCGGCTTTGGAAATTGCCGGACGTGGTCGTCGAATCCATTGGCCTGCATCGATACCCCGATCATGTCGGCCGCTATGCCGAGATTGCAACCCTGGCGCGGCTGGCAAATTATTTCAGTTCGGTCGATACGCCCTACGATGCGATAATCGCCGAGGGTTTCGAACTTTCGCCGGATCAAGTCAGCATGATCATCGACAAAACCCACGATGAGTTCGAAGCTATCTTCAAATTGTTTTATCCCTCCAAATAA
- a CDS encoding sigma-54-dependent transcriptional regulator, which produces MNMPVTLVVDDEPDIRELLEITLSRMNIRTCSAENLAVARQLLASQHFDLCLTDMRLPDGDGLDLVEYIQESGLLLPVAVITAHGSMDTAIKAMKKGAFDFLTKPVDLAALRQLVNNALQTSRSRGLEKERRTRDTLLGESALMREIRSKIQKVARSQAPIYISGESGSGKELVAKLIHQQSPRAEQPFVAINCGAIPHDLMESEFFGHKKGSFSGAIADKQGFFQAANGGTLFLDEVADLPLNLQVKLLRAIQEKKIRPVGDQHELAVDVRLLSATHKDLAKMVQEGSFRQDLYYRINVIELNLPPLRARASDIPQIVNHLLIRLAKMNGVAVPQLSEAALMALGQYHFPGNVRELENILERALALHEGDRIEVEDLSLPICGERPRNDVNAVKPDRISLQSFMENIEKKTLTEALEQTRWDKMAAAKQLGITFRSLSFRLKRLGLE; this is translated from the coding sequence ATGAACATGCCTGTCACCTTAGTGGTTGATGACGAACCCGATATTAGAGAATTATTGGAAATTACCCTGAGTAGGATGAATATCCGTACTTGTAGCGCGGAAAACTTGGCGGTGGCGCGGCAACTGTTAGCCAGTCAGCATTTTGATTTATGTTTAACCGATATGCGTTTGCCCGATGGCGATGGGCTGGATTTGGTCGAATATATTCAGGAATCGGGATTATTGTTGCCGGTGGCGGTAATCACCGCGCACGGCAGCATGGATACCGCGATCAAGGCCATGAAAAAGGGCGCGTTCGATTTTCTGACCAAACCGGTCGATTTGGCGGCCCTGCGGCAATTGGTTAACAACGCGCTACAAACCTCGCGGTCCAGAGGATTGGAAAAGGAAAGGCGTACGCGCGATACGCTGCTGGGAGAGTCGGCGCTGATGCGCGAAATTCGCTCGAAAATTCAAAAGGTGGCGCGTAGCCAGGCCCCGATTTACATCAGCGGTGAATCGGGTTCGGGCAAGGAGTTGGTGGCCAAGTTGATTCATCAGCAAAGCCCACGGGCTGAGCAGCCGTTTGTGGCGATCAATTGCGGAGCCATTCCGCATGATCTGATGGAAAGCGAGTTTTTTGGACATAAGAAAGGTAGTTTCAGCGGCGCGATAGCCGATAAACAAGGTTTTTTCCAGGCCGCCAATGGCGGCACCTTGTTTCTGGATGAAGTGGCGGATTTGCCGCTAAATTTGCAGGTTAAATTGCTAAGAGCCATTCAGGAGAAAAAAATCCGCCCGGTCGGTGATCAGCACGAGTTGGCGGTGGATGTGCGTCTACTTAGTGCCACGCATAAAGATCTGGCGAAAATGGTGCAAGAGGGCAGTTTCAGGCAGGATTTGTATTATCGCATCAATGTCATCGAACTAAACTTACCGCCATTAAGAGCCAGAGCTAGCGATATACCACAAATTGTTAACCATCTGCTGATACGTTTGGCCAAGATGAATGGCGTTGCGGTGCCGCAGTTGAGCGAAGCCGCCTTGATGGCCCTGGGCCAATATCATTTTCCCGGCAATGTACGTGAACTGGAAAACATCCTGGAGCGGGCACTGGCCTTGCACGAAGGCGATCGGATCGAGGTCGAGGATTTGAGTTTACCTATTTGCGGTGAACGGCCTAGAAATGATGTTAATGCGGTTAAACCGGACAGAATATCTCTGCAAAGCTTTATGGAAAACATAGAGAAAAAGACTTTGACCGAGGCTCTGGAACAAACCCGCTGGGATAAAATGGCGGCGGCGAAACAATTGGGCATAACCTTCCGTTCCCTGTCTTTCCGCTTGAAAAGACTGGGGTTGGAGTAA
- a CDS encoding OprO/OprP family phosphate-selective porin — protein MKLTKLSLAMASVLGAGFAADAMALDLYVDTKTQQIYAEPGPGRTKLGSFEKVEDTAAQKAEIQQIKEDLALKDNELKALDEHVKVAEEVKIKMGNKGVEFESKDKDFKFRLGGRIHADASYTSGDDDLLNRSNNTHVEANDGTEIRRARMEMIGTFYKDWDFKSQFDFADNSVAVKDLFMQYRGLKDFEFTAGQQKQAFSRELQESSNDMMFMERSLMDALNAPTVDRAIGLNVGSFQKDWTGQVGIYGDTVTPNANSGNADEGWGISTRWTYAPINEKTKVIHLGVAGNYRDPNANDQVTDHALRLRSETSHMSNLNLIDTGSIAGVNAVQMVGLEANALYGPFTVGGEYTQMWLDREKINGSNSDNVEFNGWYTEASWTITGESRKYKNGKFYKLEPNKNFSLKNGTWGAWELAGRYAEADLNSGNIRGGQMSNLTVALNWYLNSNFRFMADYNKTLDLSGSPIKTTNGGEPNVDTFMLRGQLAF, from the coding sequence ATGAAGTTAACGAAACTGAGTCTGGCGATGGCGTCGGTTCTGGGAGCGGGTTTTGCCGCCGATGCGATGGCGCTGGACTTGTATGTCGACACCAAAACCCAGCAAATTTATGCCGAGCCGGGTCCCGGCCGGACTAAATTGGGTTCGTTTGAAAAAGTCGAGGATACCGCCGCCCAGAAAGCCGAGATTCAACAAATCAAGGAAGATTTGGCCTTGAAGGACAACGAATTGAAAGCGTTGGACGAGCATGTGAAGGTGGCCGAGGAAGTCAAGATCAAAATGGGTAATAAAGGGGTAGAGTTTGAATCGAAAGATAAGGATTTCAAATTCAGATTGGGTGGACGTATCCATGCCGATGCTTCATACACCAGTGGCGATGACGATCTTTTAAACAGAAGCAACAATACCCATGTCGAAGCCAACGACGGCACCGAAATCCGTCGCGCGCGGATGGAAATGATCGGTACGTTTTACAAGGATTGGGATTTCAAAAGCCAGTTTGATTTTGCCGACAACAGTGTCGCGGTCAAGGACTTGTTCATGCAGTATAGAGGCTTGAAAGACTTCGAATTCACGGCCGGACAACAAAAACAAGCCTTCAGCCGCGAGTTGCAAGAAAGCTCGAATGACATGATGTTCATGGAGCGTTCGTTGATGGATGCTCTGAACGCTCCGACTGTTGACCGAGCCATCGGTCTTAACGTCGGCAGCTTCCAAAAAGACTGGACCGGCCAGGTCGGTATCTATGGCGATACCGTAACGCCTAATGCCAACAGTGGCAACGCCGACGAAGGTTGGGGTATCAGTACCCGCTGGACCTACGCGCCGATCAACGAAAAAACCAAGGTGATCCATTTGGGCGTGGCGGGTAACTACCGCGATCCAAACGCTAATGATCAAGTTACCGATCATGCATTGAGATTGCGCTCTGAGACTTCCCACATGTCTAACCTGAATCTGATTGACACGGGAAGCATCGCGGGCGTCAATGCCGTTCAAATGGTGGGCTTGGAGGCCAATGCGCTGTATGGTCCGTTTACCGTTGGCGGCGAATACACTCAAATGTGGTTGGATCGGGAAAAGATCAACGGCAGCAATTCCGACAATGTCGAGTTCAATGGTTGGTACACGGAAGCCTCCTGGACCATCACCGGCGAATCGCGTAAATACAAAAACGGCAAGTTTTATAAACTTGAGCCCAATAAAAATTTCAGCTTGAAAAACGGCACTTGGGGTGCTTGGGAGTTGGCGGGCCGTTATGCCGAAGCCGATTTGAACAGCGGCAATATCCGCGGGGGACAAATGTCCAATTTGACCGTGGCATTGAACTGGTATTTGAACAGCAATTTCCGCTTCATGGCCGACTACAACAAGACCTTGGATTTAAGCGGTTCGCCGATCAAAACCACCAATGGTGGGGAGCCCAACGTGGATACCTTTATGTTGCGCGGCCAGTTGGCATTCTAA